The DNA region TAATTTCATATTTGGAGAAATACCCCATCACCAAAGAGGCACTTGAGGTATGGTCACCAAAATCATACGTTCACATATGAATATATTTTTGGTTACTTGCTTGTGGTCATTGGTGACTTGAGTGTATGTTCTTTTTCTGCTCAAGGAAACCCGGCTTGGTAAATTGATAAATGATGTCAGGAAGAAGACTAAGGATGAAGACTTGGCTAAGAGGGCAAAGAAACTGTTGCGGACCTGGCAGAAGCTGATCGAACCGGAACCAAATGACCCAGCGCCCAAGGAGCACACAGGAACCAACGGAGGGGCCAAGGAGCACACCGCAACCAACGGAGGGGCCTTCTCCAGCCGAATAGATTATCCTCCCCAAGCAGTCACCTCCGTCTCAGGTAAAACCGCGCCTGAGCTGAAAATCAGAAATGATTTTCACAACTGTAACTATCCAAAGGTCGAGGTGTCGGGGCATCGAAAGCGcaagggaggacagagagacgCACAGCAGCACTTACCATCCAAAATCTCCAAAACGTCAGCCTTCGAACATCACTCGATTGCCACACCGCGTCCCATCAACGGCATTGCTGCAAGTCCAGATACTCGCTTAAACATGTTTGACAACTTACACCATCAGCCAGATAAAGACGCCATAGAAGGCCACGATCACGACAGACCCAGCAAAGTTCCTGTAAACGCTGTCAAGCCCCACCCTAGTTCCCCCGCTGTTTCTAAACCTCCTAGCGCATCGTTGCTGCTGAAAACCGCCGTGTTGCAACAGCAGGCTAAGAAAGACCTGCCTGCTACGGGCGGCGTGCAGCATCCCCCCAAGAGTCCCTGCTCGCCGGCCGTCAATCCCAAATCCAACACGCCAGACACTTTGGGGAGATGGCCTCCCCCCTCTGGCGTGAAGGCCACCATCACAAGTCCCCCTCCGAGTCCCAAAGTGCCCTCAGTCAGGGTCAGCTCAGGTCCCCCCTTACAGTCCCCAAACCCTGCTCTCCAGGGGTCGTATCCCACGGAGACCACACGCGACTGGCAGGCAGATGCAGCCCCTGGACACAGTGAAGGGAGGTCGGTGGTCCAGTCCGAAGCTGTGCCCTCCCTGAACATGGTCACGGACGCACCGGACGGGGACCCCCCTGTGGAGGCGGCGACGGCCAAGCAGGAGGGTGACGGGGCTGCGCACAACAACTCCGAGCGGAAGAGGAAGAAGTGCCGGCCCAGAGACTACACGGTCAGTCTGGTCGGGCAGCAGCACTCCGAGGACAGCAAAAAACCTGCCAAGTTAAAAGACCGCAAGCTCACGTTTGACCCGGTCACCGGGCAGATCAAACCCTTAGCGCTGAAGGAGGCCCAACCCAGGGAGGACGTGCTTGTGACGCCCGTGCCGACCGCGCCGGAGTCTCACTGGACAGACGTTCACAAGCAGGACCCGTGTCCTCCTCCGCCGAACCCGCTCCAGCAGACCAACTGGAAGGAACTGTCCCGAAACGAGATCATCCAGTCGTACCTGAGTTTGCAGAGCAACGTGCTCACGTCCTCTGGAACACAGACTCCAGGCGCTCACTTCTTCATGACCGAGTTCCTCAAGCACGAGGGGCATCATACGAAAGAGCGGAGGGAAACGCACGTCCTGGTGCCTGACCCTCCTGCGTTGCACTTGCCTGGGGTCACGCGAGAGGTCAGTAAAGAGGACCTAAGCAAATTACACACAGACCGCTGGCCTGGGGTAAACGGCTGTTACGACACCAAGGACAACTGGCACGACTGGACTAAGTGCATATCATTAGCCCCCCATGGGGACGACGGTAAATTACACATCTTGCCATACGTTTGCCTAGACTAAGAATTGTAGCCTTTAATTTTATGTGAAAAGAGAGCTGTTTGGCTCACTTGTTTGAATGAGTGAGTTGATGAAAATGAACTCTGGCAATCTTGaactttttatatatatatatatggtttgGGTTGACATGTGTGTTACCTCCCAACATTCCATTCTGCCTCCCAGTTGGTCTCTTCAAATACCACAGTTTCTGACAGGGAAACAAAACTGCAAAATGTACACATTTTGATATGTGTATGTTCAAGtgttttattaatttatcttttgttgttaacaaaaaaaaaacataaattaaaaTGGTAAATGAGGCTATTTAGTTTCAACTTTGTACTGTGAGTAAAACAAGTAAATAAATTTGTTTATATGCTGAAACTACACTTGTTTGTTATTCCATCAAGAGAATACTTTTGTTTAGTGAGCAAGGCTATGAAGAATCAGATGCGAGAAATGCATCTATCTTGTTCTTACAGTACTTTACACAACTACTTACTCAAGTAGCGAGGCATTCTAGATTTGatttgattagattagattcaactttgtcattgtgcagagtacaggtacaaagacaacaaaatgcagtttgtgtctaaccagaagtgcagaaaagtgcaatgtgacatacaaagtatagacaggataagaaatatagtgcagtagacagtagtatacagttggtttacagaaggtggtttagagtcatataaattaaatataaatatgtgcagtgtattagcagttatcttataagagcagaataaatatggctatgtaatatgaccaatgtatgaacaacatgtacagatatgtgcaatgtagtggcagttctattatagtagtagtaagaacaatatagacATATGCAGTGtataacagaatatattacagaaaaactgaataaatatggctattcaGTATGAGCCATATGggcagctatgtgcagtgtggtaacagtaccattgtagtgcagaaacaggaacattaacattaataggggggtgtgtgtgtgggggttccgCCTCCTTGTTCCTGTCATGGTTGCCATGGtagtggacacctcaacaggcactcAACAGGTTTATCCTCCTTGCATGTTGCAGTGCTATATGTGGTGGTCCATGGTCCAATAAGTCCATATTCTGGCCTTCTACCCCTTACCATGCAGGGGCACGAAGTAGAATAGGGAGATGTGCAGCACTTGGCCAAGAAATAGGCTAGTACTAGGCTAGTACTGAGCCAAGACATAGGCTAGCACTAGGCTAGTACTGAGTGACCCACTGAGCTGAGAGTGGCTGACTTATGTCGGAAAGGGTTGTGTTCATTGTGGACACCCTGTGGTGTTTCAGTATCAaaggtgcgtttcccaaaatcATGCTAAACTGTTAACTTATagccaccttacaccaaactttgacaagatttgggaaagattctttaaagattgtagtcttttaactaatgccccccattcaaacTTTACCCGAAACTTTAATCTTTAAAataatctttcccaaatcttgtcaaagttgtttggtgtaaggaggccattagtTGGTTGGTAATGGGAAatagtagcctggcgggccatcctatcattgaaatgtatagtctggaatcgaaccattcacctcgcttaatccaagggcggcagagaattgtctttcaaactgtcTAGGCATGCTATAGGCCAGCCGcttcgaccatatccgtatc from Alosa alosa isolate M-15738 ecotype Scorff River chromosome 9, AALO_Geno_1.1, whole genome shotgun sequence includes:
- the LOC125300474 gene encoding mediator of RNA polymerase II transcription subunit 26-like; amino-acid sequence: MTAASATPQQMKDRLLQAIDGQSNIRNMMAVLEVISYLEKYPITKEALEETRLGKLINDVRKKTKDEDLAKRAKKLLRTWQKLIEPEPNDPAPKEHTGTNGGAKEHTATNGGAFSSRIDYPPQAVTSVSGKTAPELKIRNDFHNCNYPKVEVSGHRKRKGGQRDAQQHLPSKISKTSAFEHHSIATPRPINGIAASPDTRLNMFDNLHHQPDKDAIEGHDHDRPSKVPVNAVKPHPSSPAVSKPPSASLLLKTAVLQQQAKKDLPATGGVQHPPKSPCSPAVNPKSNTPDTLGRWPPPSGVKATITSPPPSPKVPSVRVSSGPPLQSPNPALQGSYPTETTRDWQADAAPGHSEGRSVVQSEAVPSLNMVTDAPDGDPPVEAATAKQEGDGAAHNNSERKRKKCRPRDYTVSLVGQQHSEDSKKPAKLKDRKLTFDPVTGQIKPLALKEAQPREDVLVTPVPTAPESHWTDVHKQDPCPPPPNPLQQTNWKELSRNEIIQSYLSLQSNVLTSSGTQTPGAHFFMTEFLKHEGHHTKERRETHVLVPDPPALHLPGVTREVSKEDLSKLHTDRWPGVNGCYDTKDNWHDWTKCISLAPHGDDGKLHILPYVCLD